A window from Cryptomeria japonica chromosome 1, Sugi_1.0, whole genome shotgun sequence encodes these proteins:
- the LOC131050292 gene encoding uncharacterized protein LOC131050292 produces MACTLDFRRLDEGLGGERNKRKRSSEEDQHSNEIPMEIEQPSAKRAAITVEGQDKPVYGKPTYDGVIAGKVSGRKWKQPKQTRASAIRVSHKRSTFEERAKLKQIKKAHQETINDLKEQIRSNKAEKRKLREEREKKKKENVLKSGMKLQKITNPKTLKKLSKSKKKKQLMVVPDEVMRK; encoded by the coding sequence ATGGCGTGCACGTTGGATTTCAGGCGCCTAGACGAAGGTCTCGGCGGCGAAAGAAACAAGCGAAAACGATCATCGGAAGAAGACCAGCATAGCAATGAAATTCCGATGGAAATAGAGCAACCCTCGGCCAAGCGTGCCGCTATAACAGTCGAAGGCCAAGACAAACCAGTGTACGGAAAACCCACATACGACGGCGTTATTGCAGGTAAGGTCTCCGGCCGCAAATGGAAGCAGCCAAAGCAGACGCGTGCATCTGCAATTAGGGTTTCTCACAAGCGCTCCACGTTTGAAGAGAGGGCGAAGCTTAAACAAATCAAGAAGGCTCACCAGGAGACGATTAATGATCTCAAGGAACAGATTAGGTCTAATAAGGCTGAAAAGAGGAAACTTAGGGAGGagagggagaagaagaagaaagagaatgTGTTAAAGTCGGGGATGAAGTTGCAGAAGATTACTAATCCTAAGACATTGAAGAAGTTGTCCAAGTCTAAGAAGAAGAAGCAGCTTATGGTGGTGCCGGACGAAGTTATGCGgaaatag
- the LOC131050287 gene encoding uncharacterized protein LOC131050287, translating into MDVESLGLSNDDPEDPTDLVKFFKMPLIKIRKEIVALAAVHPTTDEIRQRVELLYKTTENLQVLSMLLCKCRHRPIRGHPHLYCRLQCRKHVACRHPLVHIILARPLLEEMHMRMCHRRLLLIT; encoded by the exons atggatgtggaatcattagggttaagcaatgatgaccctgaagatcccacagaccttgtgaaattctttaaaatgcctcttataaaaattagaaaagagattgttgctttagcagccgtgcatcctaccactgatgagatacgacagagggtggaattattgtataagacaacagaaaacttgcaa gtgctgtcaatgttactgtgcaaatgccgacACCGCcccatcagaggtcaccctcacttgtattgccgactgcaatgtcggaaacatgtagcatgcagacatcctctagtgcacatcatattggcccgcccactgttg gaggagatgcatatgaggatgtgccacaggcgactactactgataacatag